A genome region from Macaca fascicularis isolate 582-1 chromosome 3, T2T-MFA8v1.1 includes the following:
- the CLDN17 gene encoding claudin-17, whose product MAFYPLQIAGLVLGFLGMVGTLATTLLPQWRVSAFVGSNIIVFERLWEGLWMNCIRQARARLQCKFYSSLLALPPVLETARALMCVAVALSLIALLIGICGMKQVQCTGSNERAKAYLLGTSGVLFILTGIFVLIPVSWTANVIIRDFYNPAVHIGQKRELGAALFLGWASAAVLFIGGGLLCGFCCCNRKKQRYRYPVPGHCVPHTDKRRNMKMPSNTSTSYV is encoded by the coding sequence ATGGCATTTTATCCCTTGCAAATTGCTGGGCTGGTTCTTGGGTTCCTTGGCATGGTGGGGACTCTTGCCACGACGCTTCTGCCTCAGTGGAGAGTATCAGCTTTTGTTGGCAGCAACATTATTGTCTTTGAGAGGCTCTGGGAAGGGCTCTGGATGAACTGCATCCGACAAGCCAGGGCCCGGTTGCAATGCAAGTTCTATAGTTCATTGTTGGCTCTTCCGCCTGTCCTGGAAACAGCCCGGGCACTCATGTGTGTGGCTGTTGCTCTCTCCTTGATCGCCCTACTTATTGGCATCTGTGGCATGAAGCAGGTCCAGTGCACGGGCTCTAATGAGAGGGCCAAAGCATATCTTCTGGGAACTTCAGGAGTCCTCTTCATCCTGACGGGCATCTTCGTTCTGATTCCGGTGAGCTGGACAGCCAATGTAATCATCAGAGATTTCTACAACCCAGCTGTCCACATAGGTCAGAAACGAGAGCTGGGAGCAGCACTTTTCCTTGGCTGGGCAAGCGCTGCTGTCCTCTTCATTGGAGGCGGTCTGCTTTGTGGATTTTGCTGCTGCAACAGAAAGAAGCAAAGGTACAGATATCCAGTGCCTGGCCACTGTGTGCCACACACAGATAAGCGAAGAAACATGAAAATGCCTAGTAATACCTCCACCAGTTATGTCTAA